One genomic window of Gracilinema caldarium DSM 7334 includes the following:
- a CDS encoding Ig-like domain-containing protein: MKQGSLVKLFMAMGFGIALVLVSCTSPFTDLAAPAAGEADVELSRAVTNLALTSITPAANSTDISIGQPVIITFNTTIVPTSVPASFITLKDTASGTTVAGRLIVDGSKTKVYYHPIFKTTAEGSGSSATIRISGPKQGRTYQITINGTITAENGTKLTVNQSRTYTCANLDFGIWWFSDNGEAQKYLPGVPNQFYNASKPVVLYVHGWQKGSVTNNYWRENPYLWNDKYTSNVNTGTYWKQKGYNLGVFYWDQFADEDEVKDAEAKIWVGNNGLKQMRYKLSNGTYVAYSTTKSAADLLYDAYVQAVSSNTSGYIRLVGHSLGNQMATVLTYKVASAAKSGSLASSLVPKRVYLADPFWNKDGKTYLGGKWTGEVCRTYINYAISNFGTIVEQSKSTAIGGYLVGDENVDMRKMTAFFRIWPDFISLTDAALQHSYAVLWYMWSMGGSVQTQNGSLGAAAADSTVKSMMNYGKTSYYYWYSEGSGNNTSTPFDDSYIRASGVSTW; this comes from the coding sequence ATGAAACAAGGTTCACTGGTAAAACTTTTTATGGCTATGGGCTTTGGTATCGCCCTGGTACTCGTATCCTGTACCTCGCCCTTTACCGACCTGGCCGCACCAGCAGCAGGAGAAGCAGATGTAGAACTCTCCCGGGCAGTTACCAATCTGGCACTTACATCGATTACTCCAGCGGCTAATAGCACCGATATATCCATTGGTCAGCCTGTCATTATCACTTTTAATACCACAATTGTGCCGACATCAGTGCCTGCTTCCTTTATTACTCTGAAGGACACAGCAAGCGGGACTACCGTAGCAGGCCGTCTCATTGTAGATGGAAGCAAGACCAAAGTGTATTACCATCCCATTTTTAAAACCACCGCCGAAGGCAGCGGCAGTTCTGCAACCATCCGTATATCGGGGCCTAAACAGGGCAGAACCTACCAGATTACCATAAATGGAACAATAACAGCTGAAAATGGGACCAAACTCACGGTTAACCAGAGCCGAACCTACACCTGTGCAAATCTGGACTTTGGGATCTGGTGGTTCAGCGATAATGGCGAAGCGCAAAAATATTTACCGGGAGTTCCAAACCAGTTTTACAATGCTTCCAAACCTGTTGTCCTTTATGTGCATGGCTGGCAGAAAGGGAGTGTTACCAACAACTACTGGCGGGAGAACCCCTATTTATGGAACGATAAATATACAAGCAATGTAAATACCGGTACCTATTGGAAACAGAAGGGATACAATCTGGGCGTATTCTATTGGGATCAGTTTGCCGATGAGGACGAGGTAAAGGATGCGGAAGCCAAGATATGGGTGGGCAACAACGGCCTGAAACAGATGCGGTATAAGCTTTCCAATGGAACCTATGTTGCCTACAGCACCACCAAGAGTGCCGCTGACCTCCTCTACGATGCCTATGTTCAGGCCGTAAGTTCCAATACCTCGGGTTATATCCGCCTGGTGGGCCATTCCCTGGGAAACCAGATGGCTACGGTCCTTACCTATAAGGTCGCTTCAGCTGCAAAGAGCGGCAGTCTTGCTTCATCCTTAGTACCTAAACGGGTGTACCTGGCGGACCCCTTCTGGAACAAGGACGGAAAAACCTATCTGGGTGGCAAGTGGACCGGCGAAGTGTGCCGAACCTATATCAATTATGCTATTTCCAACTTTGGGACCATCGTGGAACAATCTAAGTCTACCGCCATTGGAGGCTACCTTGTAGGGGATGAAAATGTAGACATGCGAAAAATGACCGCCTTCTTCCGGATCTGGCCCGACTTTATTTCCCTGACCGACGCGGCATTACAGCATTCCTATGCGGTCCTCTGGTACATGTGGTCCATGGGAGGCTCGGTCCAGACCCAGAACGGCAGTCTCGGCGCCGCCGCTGCGGACAGTACGGTAAAAT
- a CDS encoding ATP-binding protein, whose product MLRMLSVLLGFFILCGSLQAEPVQSLRDGWAFSFREHETAPAVEFDSVSVPMNWTFYNKQLGHQREVTSLGIGRYERIVDLGEVQAKSSPESPAPLMLRIGEIGTACAVYIDDRLVAQRGIFGTRPDTHVPMVAPLYIVLPEAMSPRIKLTIEVSNFEDTNGGGIWGQVLLGRADQILGLRDWNVIRDSSIAGIFILVFLFYLVLFMYRRTDRALLLFSLICLAFFFRQITTSEKIAMLVVPSISWNILVRLEYLSLYVVAPLYILFFSVLFGPYPWPRWLTWCGVGLGILASLGVLGLSIPCFIKTLIIIQFYWVLLFVLTFFVLFRALRSKQEDSGLFLFSFSILVLGSLNDILLTRLYIPTLSLVTLAQVVFILIQSLALARRFAREFRRRENLEELNMHLKELDETRSRFLAAASHELRTPVSLIITPIDAILKGSYGETIAHDAQVFSLIRRNCERLKHLAESLLQVLKIDAGMMQPALQQVDLEDFVQNYVALFSAEASKKHIRLESRYPACRDHKLFVNTDPVMLETVVLNLLSNAIKFTPPEGYILIQLEDPETAYIVLSIQDSGPGIPLEQQHKLFTRYAASQGNRDSRIQSFGLGLPLSAEIIKLLGGTITVQSEIGHGSCFKVHIPCWQDTQRHEHKADEKRSSCEPHCKSPKAQSILIVEDDEDMRTFLQENLSRALTVHTARSGQEGLNKIHAGLVPDLIISDVMMHPMDGLAFREQLRSIPGFDAIPFLFISANPEPEVRSRALGTGAVDFIQKPFYIDDLTSKLFALMALRDCQQKGLEERVLRALRTHDVPSSKTQTSLEDRLSYINLTERDREVLELLLQGLSDKEIAVKLNASVRTISNRVSSLLKRTGQPSRSALIAFLGGRER is encoded by the coding sequence ATGTTACGAATGCTTTCTGTTTTATTGGGTTTCTTCATTCTCTGCGGTTCACTCCAGGCAGAACCGGTACAATCCTTGCGGGATGGCTGGGCCTTTTCATTTCGGGAACATGAAACCGCACCGGCAGTGGAATTCGATTCAGTCTCGGTTCCTATGAACTGGACCTTCTATAACAAGCAGCTTGGCCATCAAAGGGAGGTAACTTCCCTTGGGATTGGCCGCTATGAACGGATTGTAGATCTTGGTGAGGTGCAGGCAAAATCCTCTCCAGAGTCCCCGGCACCCCTGATGCTGAGGATCGGTGAAATCGGAACCGCCTGTGCTGTTTATATTGATGACAGGCTGGTCGCTCAGCGCGGCATTTTTGGTACAAGACCAGATACCCATGTACCGATGGTGGCACCCTTGTATATCGTCCTGCCTGAGGCTATGTCCCCTCGGATAAAACTTACCATAGAGGTCTCTAACTTTGAGGATACCAATGGGGGTGGTATCTGGGGACAGGTCCTTCTCGGAAGGGCTGACCAGATACTGGGCCTTCGAGACTGGAATGTTATTCGAGATTCGTCCATTGCGGGTATTTTTATCCTTGTGTTTCTTTTTTATCTGGTCCTCTTTATGTATCGTCGGACTGATCGGGCCCTCCTGTTGTTTTCTCTCATATGCCTCGCTTTTTTCTTTCGCCAGATCACTACCAGTGAAAAAATCGCTATGCTTGTTGTTCCATCCATTTCCTGGAATATATTGGTTAGGCTGGAATATCTGAGTCTCTATGTCGTGGCTCCCCTCTATATTCTGTTTTTTTCTGTTCTTTTTGGCCCTTACCCCTGGCCGCGGTGGTTAACCTGGTGCGGTGTTGGGCTGGGAATCCTGGCAAGCCTTGGTGTACTTGGGCTGTCCATTCCCTGTTTTATCAAAACCCTTATCATAATCCAGTTTTATTGGGTTCTATTGTTTGTGCTCACCTTTTTTGTTCTGTTTCGTGCCCTTCGGTCCAAACAGGAAGATTCTGGATTATTTCTGTTTAGTTTTAGCATCTTGGTGCTTGGTTCTCTCAACGACATCCTGCTAACCCGGTTGTATATCCCGACGCTATCGCTTGTAACCCTAGCCCAGGTTGTTTTCATTCTGATTCAATCCCTTGCTCTTGCCCGCCGTTTTGCCCGAGAATTCCGGCGCAGAGAAAACTTGGAAGAATTAAACATGCATCTTAAGGAACTGGATGAAACCCGGTCCCGTTTTTTAGCCGCCGCTAGTCACGAGTTGAGAACTCCTGTCAGTCTCATTATCACCCCGATAGATGCCATTCTGAAAGGTTCCTATGGTGAAACCATAGCCCATGATGCCCAGGTCTTTTCTCTGATTCGCCGGAATTGTGAGCGGCTTAAACATTTGGCAGAATCATTATTACAGGTGCTGAAAATTGATGCAGGGATGATGCAGCCAGCTTTACAACAGGTTGACCTCGAGGATTTTGTACAGAACTATGTGGCACTCTTCTCTGCAGAGGCAAGTAAAAAGCATATCCGGCTTGAGTCCCGGTACCCTGCTTGCAGAGATCACAAATTGTTTGTTAATACAGACCCAGTCATGCTTGAAACGGTCGTATTGAATCTGCTTTCTAATGCCATCAAATTCACTCCTCCCGAAGGCTATATCCTGATCCAACTAGAGGATCCTGAAACGGCTTATATTGTGTTGAGTATTCAAGATTCTGGACCGGGGATCCCGCTGGAGCAGCAGCACAAGCTATTTACTCGCTATGCTGCATCTCAGGGGAACAGAGATTCGAGAATACAAAGTTTTGGTCTGGGACTACCCCTTTCTGCGGAAATTATTAAACTGCTGGGAGGTACCATAACTGTACAGAGCGAAATCGGTCATGGAAGTTGTTTTAAGGTTCATATCCCATGCTGGCAGGATACTCAGAGACATGAACACAAGGCCGACGAAAAAAGATCTTCCTGTGAACCCCATTGTAAATCACCGAAGGCCCAGTCCATCCTCATTGTAGAGGATGATGAGGATATGCGGACCTTTTTGCAGGAAAACCTCTCACGGGCCCTTACGGTTCATACCGCCCGTTCTGGCCAGGAGGGCCTGAACAAAATCCATGCAGGGCTCGTGCCAGACCTTATTATTTCCGATGTCATGATGCATCCTATGGATGGCCTTGCGTTCCGTGAACAGCTCCGTTCCATACCAGGCTTTGATGCTATTCCCTTCCTTTTCATCTCTGCTAATCCGGAACCCGAAGTTCGTTCCCGAGCTCTTGGAACTGGTGCGGTGGATTTTATACAGAAGCCCTTTTATATTGATGATCTTACATCGAAACTTTTTGCTCTTATGGCATTACGGGATTGCCAGCAAAAAGGTTTAGAAGAGCGGGTCCTTCGTGCCTTGAGAACGCATGATGTGCCATCCAGTAAGACCCAGACCAGCTTGGAAGACCGCCTGTCGTACATCAACCTGACAGAACGGGACAGGGAGGTCCTTGAGTTACTGCTGCAGGGCTTGAGCGATAAGGAAATTGCGGTGAAATTAAACGCCTCTGTCAGGACCATTTCGAATCGAGTTTCTTCCCTTCTGAAACGGACGGGCCAGCCAAGTCGAAGCGCTCTCATTGCCTTTTTAGGTGGCCGAGAGCGTTAA
- a CDS encoding metallophosphoesterase family protein — protein MNHHNDMIAASRQLRITFATALIAGFLSLVFNLYHFSLQGTGGLYTWHPLPILTGMLFMGLVPLGIAILYFFVFRVGPVWLRTALHWLSLLISAMVSLVSVALLVYLIFVPRLGKLEIPQLSLINPEKGIEPIARIAESSAEETASPLLRLSFTSDPHWGAETSNAEARTSILKNIARHQTDAFFMLGDTVETGNVASMWQAALTDLGTHIPQVPLRVLLGNHDALFGGQYLYTRAFAPREIMDDSGSPFYWSLNLKAATIVAINLPWGTENFGNRQRRWLEKTLAAADSTKPIIVLSHSYFYASGYDDPANKSPWYDHYQNLAKVAPLLEQYKVTLVISGHNHYQELLFHNGVTYALVGSMGGIPDPKPAYVSPASQWIAVGQFGWLDVDLFKDRLHLVFRNENGVPQYIWDVQTRTN, from the coding sequence ATGAACCATCATAACGATATGATTGCAGCTTCCCGCCAGCTGAGAATTACCTTTGCAACTGCTCTTATTGCGGGCTTCCTGAGTCTTGTTTTTAACCTCTACCATTTTAGCCTCCAGGGTACCGGAGGGCTCTATACCTGGCATCCACTCCCGATCCTGACGGGTATGCTTTTTATGGGGTTGGTGCCACTGGGAATAGCAATATTATATTTTTTTGTATTCCGTGTTGGCCCTGTATGGCTCAGAACCGCCCTCCATTGGCTCTCTCTGCTGATATCAGCCATGGTGAGTCTTGTGTCGGTTGCTCTGCTCGTGTATCTCATTTTTGTTCCCAGATTGGGAAAGCTTGAAATACCCCAGCTCTCGCTCATCAATCCTGAAAAGGGAATTGAGCCCATAGCTCGTATCGCTGAATCTTCCGCTGAAGAGACCGCGAGCCCCCTTTTAAGACTTTCCTTTACTTCGGATCCTCACTGGGGCGCTGAGACTTCAAATGCAGAGGCCAGAACCAGCATTCTAAAAAATATAGCTCGACACCAAACCGATGCCTTTTTTATGCTGGGCGATACGGTAGAAACGGGAAATGTGGCTTCGATGTGGCAGGCTGCTCTGACCGATTTGGGGACCCATATCCCCCAGGTGCCCCTGCGGGTACTGCTTGGAAATCATGATGCCCTCTTTGGCGGGCAGTACCTATATACCAGGGCTTTTGCTCCCCGGGAAATCATGGACGATTCGGGTTCACCCTTTTATTGGAGTCTGAACCTTAAGGCCGCGACAATTGTGGCGATCAACCTTCCCTGGGGAACCGAGAACTTTGGAAACCGGCAGCGGCGCTGGCTCGAAAAGACCCTGGCGGCGGCAGATTCTACAAAACCCATTATCGTCCTGTCCCATAGCTATTTTTATGCCTCGGGCTACGATGATCCTGCAAATAAGAGTCCCTGGTACGACCATTATCAGAACCTGGCGAAGGTGGCCCCACTCCTGGAACAATATAAAGTAACCCTCGTTATTTCCGGACACAACCACTATCAGGAGCTTTTATTCCATAATGGGGTAACCTATGCTCTTGTTGGTTCCATGGGGGGAATTCCAGATCCAAAGCCTGCTTATGTATCCCCTGCGAGCCAGTGGATTGCTGTGGGGCAGTTCGGTTGGCTCGATGTCGATCTTTTCAAAGATCGGCTTCATCTGGTTTTTAGAAATGAAAATGGTGTACCCCAGTATATATGGGATGTGCAAACCAGAACAAATTAA
- a CDS encoding TetR/AcrR family transcriptional regulator has product MGILERRIRERQRRVEEILEGAKRIFSTKGFTNTTMNDIADSSELSRRTVYLYFNSKEQVSLAITAAALKELSQIFGRIAKEEGTAFERLGHIIEAYQDMMAEDQAKFQFFVSFTENARSVPKDCEEFVSCEQSLLTIEHIIANLLQQGLAEGSLQFSEDPKYLAALLTFMVHSLAAASISYKGIFSNFDDTFITSLFTGSLQIIKQYVQPKQRQEP; this is encoded by the coding sequence ATGGGAATACTAGAACGACGTATCCGAGAACGACAACGAAGGGTAGAGGAAATCCTAGAAGGAGCCAAACGGATATTTTCTACCAAGGGTTTTACCAATACTACCATGAACGATATAGCCGATTCATCAGAGCTAAGTCGTCGAACGGTGTATTTATATTTTAACAGCAAAGAGCAGGTCTCCTTAGCAATTACCGCTGCGGCTCTTAAAGAACTGAGCCAAATATTTGGCCGTATTGCAAAGGAGGAAGGGACCGCCTTTGAACGCCTAGGCCATATTATAGAAGCTTATCAGGATATGATGGCTGAAGATCAGGCCAAGTTCCAATTTTTTGTAAGCTTTACAGAAAATGCTCGTTCTGTTCCAAAGGATTGTGAAGAATTTGTATCCTGTGAACAGTCACTTCTTACTATTGAGCACATCATAGCGAATCTATTACAACAGGGCTTAGCGGAAGGATCATTGCAATTCTCCGAGGATCCTAAGTATCTGGCGGCTCTCTTAACCTTTATGGTCCACAGTCTTGCAGCTGCATCAATTTCCTATAAGGGGATTTTTAGCAATTTTGATGATACTTTTATCACTTCTCTCTTTACGGGAAGCTTACAGATTATCAAGCAATATGTACAGCCCAAACAGAGACAAGAACCTTAG
- a CDS encoding MFS transporter has product MPGQLTPYQIKKFRKLYNVFNAFNSFSFTILSGSVITLYALRLGATSTIIGILNAFVFSAFFFMPVGKMLVHRFPIVQVFATAWLIRYLVMIPLVIAPFFDRLGRTDIALALMILGVFAFHASRGVGMIGNNPVLNELATGPDRGAYMTHIQVISSAVSMFTSLGVALLLGRKPPLMLYALLMLIGIIAGGVGSLMLYRIPEPPTEEEGKREEFLAVVRRAWHRAPFRRFIIIFLTLSLISSVSRAFIVVYSRNVYFQGDGMVSLYSVFGSLGALAIGLLTRLLVDRVGAKPLYITYTFAAVISLLPAIISPFADTAVVVSSWVVPGFLALLFFMVNFAFAGTEGVAQTYFFGLIRPTDMLDLGILYYIVYGIAGAAGSFMAGLFLDVLVDAGLSSVFAFRILFAALTLLLLVVLLWQRKLIRLGALPLRGALGVIFSFRDLRALTLLDRLEKTRSVQEEHEVLEALHDVPSAVALTELLDRLRSPRLSVRIEALRAIEALESLNTEAEDALMEDVQNNPFTTAYISCRILGNHGVHQAIPLLRTMLQAEDYMLVGEAMLALARLGDHEYRTQIEECIKTTKNPRIRIMGAASLETFGSYESIQVLLDLLREENPPPYLRDEVVLSIAGIVGILERFYPLLVQYREDPALVNALALDEIEEIAEQVVSRRWLKNSQYNNKNVKHSIEELKKGVTQLVNSYDGKPLSQWIITYLGDTQKLDVYLFSQAILEDDLVAHDRFRLLVCTWAANRLLLRI; this is encoded by the coding sequence ATGCCAGGTCAATTGACTCCCTATCAGATTAAAAAATTCAGGAAATTGTACAATGTATTCAATGCATTTAACTCCTTTTCCTTTACAATTCTTTCAGGTAGTGTAATAACCCTGTACGCTCTGCGATTAGGAGCGACCTCAACGATAATTGGTATATTAAACGCCTTTGTCTTTTCTGCTTTTTTCTTTATGCCAGTGGGGAAAATGCTTGTTCATCGTTTCCCTATAGTACAGGTATTTGCCACCGCCTGGCTTATCCGTTATCTCGTTATGATACCCCTTGTGATTGCCCCCTTTTTTGATCGGCTCGGTCGAACCGATATAGCCCTCGCACTTATGATACTTGGTGTTTTTGCCTTTCATGCAAGCCGTGGGGTAGGTATGATTGGTAATAATCCGGTACTGAACGAGCTGGCCACCGGACCTGACCGGGGGGCTTATATGACCCATATCCAGGTTATTTCTAGTGCCGTGTCTATGTTTACCAGTCTCGGTGTGGCACTCCTTTTAGGCAGAAAACCACCGCTCATGCTATACGCCCTGCTTATGTTAATTGGAATTATTGCCGGGGGTGTTGGGAGTCTTATGCTCTACCGGATCCCTGAACCGCCAACCGAAGAAGAGGGTAAACGGGAAGAATTCCTTGCTGTTGTCCGAAGGGCTTGGCACCGAGCGCCCTTCCGAAGGTTTATCATCATTTTTTTAACCCTCAGCCTTATATCATCCGTTTCACGGGCCTTTATTGTGGTGTACAGCCGAAACGTCTATTTCCAGGGTGATGGTATGGTGTCCCTCTATTCTGTTTTTGGAAGTCTGGGGGCCCTTGCAATAGGACTTCTTACACGGCTGCTTGTGGATAGGGTAGGGGCGAAACCCCTCTATATTACCTATACCTTTGCCGCAGTGATTAGCCTATTGCCGGCAATCATCTCACCCTTCGCGGATACCGCTGTTGTGGTATCTTCCTGGGTTGTACCAGGTTTTCTAGCCCTGCTTTTTTTTATGGTTAATTTTGCCTTTGCAGGCACAGAAGGAGTTGCCCAAACTTACTTTTTTGGTCTTATCCGTCCTACTGATATGCTTGATTTAGGCATTCTCTATTATATTGTGTATGGTATTGCAGGTGCCGCTGGTTCTTTTATGGCAGGTCTTTTTCTCGATGTATTGGTAGATGCGGGGCTATCGTCGGTTTTTGCTTTCCGGATTCTTTTTGCAGCTCTTACGTTGCTGCTGCTCGTGGTCCTTTTGTGGCAGCGAAAACTGATCCGTCTTGGTGCGCTTCCTTTGCGGGGTGCCTTAGGCGTTATTTTCTCTTTTAGAGATCTGCGGGCCCTTACACTGTTGGACCGGCTGGAAAAAACCCGGAGTGTTCAGGAAGAACATGAAGTTTTAGAAGCCCTGCATGATGTTCCCAGTGCAGTTGCCCTTACAGAACTTTTGGATAGGCTCAGATCACCCCGTTTATCAGTTCGTATAGAAGCACTTAGGGCAATTGAAGCTCTTGAATCATTAAATACAGAAGCAGAAGATGCCCTTATGGAGGATGTTCAGAATAACCCCTTTACCACAGCTTATATTTCCTGCCGAATCTTAGGAAACCATGGGGTTCATCAAGCTATACCCTTGCTGAGAACCATGTTACAAGCAGAAGATTATATGCTTGTCGGAGAGGCTATGCTTGCCCTCGCCCGTCTTGGAGACCATGAATATCGTACCCAAATAGAGGAGTGTATAAAAACTACTAAAAATCCCCGAATCCGGATTATGGGAGCAGCATCCCTCGAAACCTTCGGTTCCTATGAGTCGATTCAGGTCCTCCTAGATCTGCTTCGGGAAGAAAATCCACCACCCTATCTGCGGGATGAGGTGGTTCTTTCCATTGCTGGTATCGTTGGCATTCTGGAACGGTTCTATCCTCTTTTAGTTCAGTACCGGGAAGATCCCGCCCTGGTAAACGCTCTCGCTTTAGATGAAATTGAGGAAATTGCTGAACAAGTTGTCAGCCGTCGATGGCTTAAGAACTCACAATATAATAATAAAAATGTAAAACATAGTATTGAGGAACTAAAAAAAGGGGTCACTCAATTAGTTAATTCCTATGATGGGAAACCACTTTCCCAATGGATTATTACCTATTTGGGAGACACTCAAAAATTAGATGTGTACCTCTTTTCCCAGGCTATTCTTGAAGATGACCTTGTTGCCCATGACCGCTTCCGTCTGCTAGTATGTACCTGGGCCGCAAACCGCCTTTTGTTACGTATATGA
- a CDS encoding SH3 domain-containing protein: MQKQKGMSLIPLMMTLVITVLCSGYISSCSKRLGWGVVLWDVQNPAIPSGTLVPVYIKSKIDSVYVIGIPKEFQIKPEKKTDPVIDKKEVPLWQISFFSNRGKAQAFVKEFADYASLYAETLQDGLPIRAEPDNGARRVYRLRQGQVVKILSKAEGSPAMSGNKPLPGEWLQVLTDDGTIGYCFSYRLRIFETEAGKTLTSTQATISNPENDPTLESIFSKSWAPDWYQDMLDNQTIDLDTFTDQWGFFPSQDTGVLHLALPDFDKTYSYTAITKVDTNSWRFEGTPLVVTLRNTDLLGVQYEINGGIQRTALFVALPISVSDVITQEKERRLKLIEGMIAQGPVFQSETYGKITLSPDGSFQWEGFDLLVPRIIPQTAIGTGIISMRLFIRESIRTTYDGAFTMYFNALGGDGQPALAAPGTTIPVNFLYKVEPGSLRLEYLPSSSITGTSVLQRSSSPIILYFTTLEQ; encoded by the coding sequence ATGCAGAAACAAAAAGGAATGAGTCTTATTCCTCTCATGATGACTCTTGTAATAACCGTTCTTTGTTCTGGTTATATAAGCTCTTGCTCAAAACGTTTAGGTTGGGGTGTTGTCCTGTGGGATGTGCAAAATCCAGCAATTCCTTCAGGAACTTTGGTTCCTGTGTATATTAAATCTAAAATAGATTCAGTCTATGTTATTGGTATCCCTAAGGAATTCCAGATAAAACCAGAAAAGAAAACCGACCCTGTCATTGATAAAAAGGAAGTCCCCCTCTGGCAAATTAGTTTTTTTTCAAATAGAGGAAAAGCCCAGGCTTTTGTAAAAGAATTTGCCGATTATGCCAGCCTCTATGCAGAAACCCTTCAGGATGGGCTTCCCATCAGGGCGGAACCTGATAATGGAGCCCGTCGGGTATATCGGCTGAGACAGGGGCAGGTAGTTAAAATCCTTTCAAAAGCCGAAGGAAGTCCCGCCATGAGCGGTAATAAGCCGCTTCCCGGTGAATGGCTCCAGGTGCTCACCGATGATGGAACCATTGGCTATTGCTTTTCGTACCGGCTCAGAATCTTTGAAACAGAAGCAGGCAAAACCCTTACGAGCACCCAGGCAACGATCAGCAACCCTGAAAATGATCCCACCCTGGAATCCATCTTCAGTAAATCCTGGGCCCCTGACTGGTATCAAGATATGTTGGATAATCAAACCATTGACCTTGATACCTTTACTGACCAGTGGGGCTTCTTCCCCAGTCAGGATACGGGGGTACTACATCTAGCGCTTCCAGATTTTGATAAGACCTATTCCTATACGGCTATCACCAAGGTTGATACAAACAGTTGGCGATTCGAAGGGACTCCTCTTGTGGTCACCCTGCGGAATACAGACCTCCTGGGGGTCCAATATGAGATAAACGGCGGAATCCAAAGAACAGCCCTCTTTGTTGCTCTTCCCATATCGGTCAGTGATGTAATTACCCAGGAAAAGGAGCGACGGTTAAAACTTATCGAAGGTATGATAGCCCAGGGGCCCGTTTTCCAAAGTGAAACCTATGGTAAGATTACGCTCTCTCCGGATGGCAGTTTCCAATGGGAAGGTTTTGATCTTCTGGTCCCTCGTATTATCCCGCAAACAGCAATCGGAACAGGAATCATCTCTATGAGGCTCTTTATTCGTGAAAGTATCCGGACTACCTATGATGGAGCCTTTACCATGTATTTTAATGCGCTCGGGGGTGATGGTCAGCCGGCACTTGCAGCGCCTGGAACTACAATTCCTGTTAATTTCTTGTACAAGGTCGAACCAGGGAGCCTTCGTCTAGAATATCTACCATCCTCATCTATAACAGGAACCTCGGTTCTTCAGCGATCCAGCTCACCGATTATTCTTTACTTTACCACCCTGGAGCAGTAA